One genomic region from Candida albicans SC5314 chromosome 6, complete sequence encodes:
- the PBP2 gene encoding Pbp2p (Putative RNA binding protein; transcript regulated by Nrg1, Mig1, and Tup1), whose product MSDDGNDTNNIHVDTPDEPVLTPPIETVNHNITSTLKRKNEDADDNEGNEQSANSHSGNDTINSSSIKRIALDSEQLDLQDKEEELQQTAPIITNNSTSHLETESEELDKQNEDANKTQETLEPAYAPSESDHADDQNTGSSSSSKPVSNHRDRDDPTFIQLRMYCPVKEASTIVGRKGETINHLREKANVRITVSENLKGVPERIVAVKGPAENVARAFGLITRVILEEPEDEPASINSQQYNLKLLIPHPMIGFIIGKQGLKFREIEENSAAKLKAAENALPYSTDRVLSVMGVGDAIHIAVYYIAQVMLEHKEVLKKHKVVLYNPANYQPTDQSLGGRQRQPPSNSYNNPMGYQAKLPPFSKPPQHQQSPYNFSMMFQPAVQPQHFGSPVTSNPNAVSPVGMQPSVNIPPQNQFTDEFGNTIVGEVITTPPIQAGQDKYNQDVFVANSSIGSVIGKRGNNIKHIRETSACTYVKIEPDKGQSMMLGGGKGMTNIRKLTLTGTLNSIQTAIYLINQRINADRERNTR is encoded by the coding sequence ATGTCAGACGACGGAAACGATACAAATAACATTCATGTGGATACTCCAGATGAACCAGTTTTAACACCTCCAATTGAGACTGTAAATCATAACATTACTTCAACTTTAAAGCGGAAAAATGAAGATGcagatgataatgaaggCAATGAACAATCGGCAAACAGTCATTCGGGCAATGATACCATCAATTCATCATCGATCAAAAGAATCGCATTAGATAGCGAACAATTAGATTTACAGGATAAAGAGGAAGAACTACAACAGACAGCCCCCATTATTACCAACAACAGTACAAGTCATTTAGAGACCGAATCTGAAGAGTTGGATAAACAGAATGAAGACGCCAACAAGACACAAGAAACTCTTGAACCAGCGTACGCACCATCAGAGCTGGATCATGCAGACGACCAAAACACCGGTTCATCTTCCTCATCTAAGCCAGTATCAAACCATCGTGATAGAGATGATCCCACATTTATTCAGTTGAGAATGTATTGTCCAGTCAAAGAAGCTAGTACGATTGTTGGGAGAAAAGGAGAAACAATCAATCATCTAAGAGAAAAGGCAAATGTAAGAATTACTGTTAGTGAGAATTTAAAAGGAGTTCCTGAAAGAATTGTTGCTGTGAAAGGTCCAGCAGAGAATGTTGCTAGAGCTTTTGGATTAATCACCAGAGTTATTTTGGAAGAACCAGAGGACGAACCTGCAAGCATTAATTCAcaacaatataatttaaaGCTATTAATACCACATCCTATGATTGGGTTCATTATTGGGAAACAGGGATTGAAATTCagagaaattgaagaaaactCAGCAGCCAAGTTAAAAGCAGCAGAAAATGCTTTACCATATTCTACTGATCGTGTTTTATCTGTTATGGGTGTTGGAGATGCTATTCACATTGCTGTTTATTATATTGCCCAAGTTATGCTTGAACACAAGGAGGTATTGAAGAAGCATAAAGTTGTGTTGTACAACCCTGCTAACTATCAACCAACAGATCAAAGTCTTGGAGGCAGACAACGTCAACCGCCTAGTAATTCATACAACAATCCTATGGGTTATCAAGCTAAATTGCCGCCATTTAGTAAGCCACCACAACACCAACAGAGTCCTTACAATTTCTCAATGATGTTTCAACCAGCAGTTCAACCTCAACATTTTGGTTCGCCAGTAACATCAAACCCAAATGCTGTCTCACCTGTTGGTATGCAACCTTCTGTCAATATACCTCCACAGAACCAGTTCACTGATGAGTTTGGAAATACGATAGTTGGTGAAGTTATAACAACTCCACCTATTCAAGCAGGTCAAgataaatataatcaagATGTCTTTGTTGCCAACTCTAGTATTGGGTCTGTTATTGGGAAACGAGGTAACAACATCAAACACATCAGAGAAACTAGTGCATGTACATATGTTAAAATTGAACCAGATAAGGGACAATCGATGATGTTAGGTGGAGGCAAAGGTATGACTAATATCAGAAAGTTAACTCTAACAGGAACCTTGAATTCTATTCAAACTGCCATTTATTTGATCAACCAGCGAATCAATGCTGATAGAGAGAGAAATACCCGTTAA
- a CDS encoding uncharacterized protein (Ortholog(s) have role in histone exchange and Swr1 complex, cytosol localization), with product MSKQNIDKSTEHSAGENALSEKNHTIESNKNNIDSEEDDEEDEDYDPEKKNEAENEGGVSSDEEEDNDQYKDGKTSKIPDYSTIESSTSQVKTRSQRLHEKLSNQSRFIGNFEVDSKTGLVKDQSNIDVNSIFENLKNGSPSIDNSEELNIDSEKTANSQQQQKQQSNIEENELQGPKQIKIQINYTFAGKLITETKYVDENSQEAKAYLNSTSNISSSNSNEDIPYRRSQVKVIRTDPVTNETKELRIKLKRPSLIDRFLSINGNSKKMKLSTLEKSRLDWASFVDKRNINEELKIHNKAGYLDKQDFINRMNSKRDDLYLQAKEKEKIRKQQLLQK from the coding sequence ATGTCGAAACAGAACATAGACAAGAGTACTGAACACCTGGCAGGGGAAAATGCATTATCTGAAAAGAATCATACTATAGAAagcaataaaaataatattgatagtGAAGAGGATGACGAAGAGGACGAGGATTATGATCCCGAAAAGAAAAACGAAGCCGAAAATGAAGGTGGCGTCTCCAGCGATGAGGAAGAAGACAATGATCAATATAAAGATGGAAAAACATCCAAAATACCCGACTATTCTACAATTGAGTCAAGTACATCACAAGTTAAAACTAGATCTCAAAGACTTCATGAAAAACTACTGAATCAGTCTAGatttattggaaattttgaaGTTGATTCGAAAACAGGACTTGTCAAGGATCAGTCGAATATCGATgttaattcaatatttgaaaatttgaaaaatgggaGTCCTAGTATAGACAATCTGGAAGAACTAAATATTGACAGTGAAAAAACCGCAAATAGTCAACAGCAACAGAAACAGCAGTCGAACATAGAGGAAAATGAACTACAGGGCCCgaaacaaatcaaaattcaaatcaattatacATTTGCTGGAAAGCTAATAACAGAGACAAAATATGTTGATGAAAACTCACAAGAAGCCAAGGCGTATTTAAACTCGACAAGTAACATTTCTTCTAGCAATTCGAACGAGGATATCCCATATAGACGATCTCAAGTCAAGGTTATTAGGACTGACCCCGTAACTAATGAAACGAAGGAGCTACGTATCAAACTTAAACGACCATCTTTGATTGATAGGTTTTTATCTATAAATGGTAATAGCAAAAAAATGAAGTTGTCTACTCTAGAAAAATCACGGTTAGATTGGGCCAGTTTTGTTGATAAGAGGAATATTAATGAGGAATTGAAAATACATAATAAGGCTGGTTACTTGGATAAACAGGATTTTATAAACAGAATGAATTCCAAGCGGGACGATTTATACTTGCAAGctaaagagaaagaaaaaatacgaaaacaacaattattacaGAAGTGA
- a CDS encoding dipeptidyl-peptidase III (Putative dipeptidyl-peptidase III; protein detected by mass spec in exponential and stationary phase cultures; Hog1p-induced; clade-associated gene expression), whose protein sequence is MSEVSNKSQENKELFYADTDAPIVVLSALKHFEALSSKNAKKYAHYLSRASFEGTRAVLRSVSPESEPIFDMILAIHGKLGTPKSVEEYQQKLAPLTKQDVQHYLEYTLQFLDNAGNYKSFGDKKFIPRLESETFDKLIKIVDDAKVSELYSKVKEALFSTEKGLLGYAEAGHLSNYYPNSETITKQEIDLVNQLLAENGIMPENTRVEKKSDSEFIVHVASSETTNKTTYYPKDKLTSKDDKITVTFQFGDHHEQFQKIVENLTKALPYVANETQEKLLKYYIESFSTGSMNAHKQSQIEWVKDLKPEVESNIGFIETYRDPSGVRGEWEGLVAMVNHERTAKFSKLVENAGTFIKELPWDKIYEKDTFTPPDFTSLEVLTFAGSGIPAGINIPNYDDVRLNYGFKNVSLGNVLSANPKNPKQKEVITFIGDDLQDEFKKWRDEAFEVQVGLHELLGHGTGKLLQETSPGKFNFDNNDDRIKSWYGPNDTWSSLFGTTSGSYEECRAELVALYLILKKPEQVFPIFDIEKKDEQTIVKFISALLMIRAGLIGLEFWDPSSSKWGQPHMQARFAIMKQLHKANVFKFEYSNPDYSDLEIVVDKTKLTDGTAVDALGEFLSNLHIFKSTGNVKQGLEYYLNKSQVDPEYSRFRDAVLKQKKPRKMVIQANTFFNESTDDIDVVEYEESEIGMIQSYYDRNV, encoded by the coding sequence atgTCCGAGGTATCCAACAAATCCCAAGAGAATAAGGAATTATTCTACGCTGATACCGACGCTCCAATCGTCGTGTTATCTGCTTTAAAACATTTTGAGGCATTATCATCGAAGAATGCTAAAAAGTATGCTCATTATTTGTCAAGGGCATCCTTCGAAGGTACAAGGGCCGTGTTAAGATCTGTTTCCCCAGAAAGTGAACCAATTTTTGATATGATTTTAGCTATCCATGGTAAATTGGGAACTCCAAAGTCTGTTGAAGagtatcaacaaaaattagcACCATTGACTAAGCAAGATGTTCAACATTATTTGGAGTATACCTTACAGTTTTTGGATAATGCTGGAAACTATAAATCATTTGGAGACAAAAAGTTTATCCCTCGTTTGGAATCAGAAACTTTCgataaattgatcaaaattGTCGACGATGCTAAAGTTTCTGAATTATATAGCAAGGTCAAAGAAGCATTATTCAGCACAGAAAAGGGTTTGTTGGGCTATGCCGAAGCTGGCCACTTGTCCAATTACTACCCTAACAGTGAAACTATAaccaaacaagaaattgatttggttaATCAGTTGCTTGCTGAAAATGGTATAATGCCAGAAAATACCAGAGTAGAGAAGAAGTCTGACTCGGAATTCATAGTTCATGTTGCATCTTCAGAGACTACTAACAAAACAACTTATTATCCAAAAGACAAATTGACATCAAAGGATGATAAAATCACTGTTACTTTCCAATTTGGTGACCATCACGAGCAGTTCCAAAAGATAGTTGAAAACTTAACCAAGGCCTTACCATATGTTGCTAATGAAACTCAAGAAAAGTTGCTTAAATACTACattgaatcattttcaaCTGGGTCAATGAATGCACACAAGCAATCACAGATTGAATGGGTCAAGGATTTAAAACCTGAAGTTGAGTCCAATATTGGTTTTATTGAAACTTATAGAGACCCATCGGGAGTTAGAGGAGAATGGGAAGGGTTAGTTGCCATGGTGAACCACGAAAGAACTGCCAAGTTTAGTAAGTTGGTTGAAAATGCCGGTACATTTATTAAGGAATTACCATGGGATAAAATATACGAAAAGGATACATTCACCCCACCTGATTTCACTTCTTTGGAAGTATTAACTTTTGCTGGTTCAGGAATACCAGCAGGTATCAATATTCCAAACTATGATGATGTTAGATTGAACTATGGATTCAAGAATGTTTCTCTTGGTAATGTGTTGTCTGCCAACCCAAAGAACCCTAAACAAAAGGAAGTTATCACCTTTATTGGTGATGATTTACAAGACGAATTCAAGAAATGGCGTGACGAAGCTTTTGAAGTCCAAGTTGGTTTGCACGAATTATTAGGTCATGGAACTGGGaaattattacaagaaaCCTCCCCAggaaaatttaattttgataacaATGATGATAGAATCAAATCATGGTATGGACCAAATGATACTTGGAGTTCATTGTTTGGAACAACTTCTGGATCATACGAAGAATGTCGTGCTGAATTGGTTGCcttatatttgattttgaaaaaaccaGAGCAAGTATTCCctatttttgatattgaaaagaaagatgaACAAACCATAGTCAAATTCATTTCGGCATTATTGATGATCAGAGCTGGTTTAATTGGATTAGAATTCTGGGatccttcttcttctaaatgGGGACAGCCACACATGCAAGCTCGTTTTGCTATCATGAAACAATTGCATAAAGCCAAtgtttttaaatttgaatattcaaACCCAGATTATTCtgatttggaaattgtGGTTGACAAAACTAAATTGACTGACGGTACTGCTGTTGATGCTTTAGGTGAATTCTTATCCAATTTACATATTTTCAAGAGTACTGGTAATGTTAAACAAGGATTAGAGTATTACTTGAACAAATCTCAAGTTGATCCAGAATATAGCAGATTCAGGGATGCTGTgttgaaacaaaagaaaccaaGAAAGATGGTGATTCAAGCTaatacttttttcaatgaaagCACTGATGATATcgatgttgttgaatatgAGGAGAGTGAAATAGGTATGATTCAAAGTTATTACGATAGAAACGTTTAG